The Streptomyces sp. V3I7 genome segment AATACCGCCAAATGTGAACAGACCACACCCACGTCACCGGGCTCCCCGGAGGTAGCAGAGATGTCCCACGACGGCGTCGGACTCCGCGCGGTCATGCGCGCGGTCGCCTTCCTCTCCGCCGGCGCGCTCGCGGCCGGCTTCCTCGCCGGCTGCAGTTCCGACGAAGAGGCGAGCCACCCGCTGGCCGGCCAGGACATCGCGCCCGCCGGCCGCGCCCAGGTCGCCGACGGCGGCACCCTGCACTGGGCCGTGGACGCGATGCCGGAGACCCTCAACGCCTTCCAGGCCGACGCCGACGCGGGCACCACCCGGGTCGCCCAGGCCGTCCTGCCGTCGATGTTCCGGCTCGACAAGGCCGGGCGTCCGGTGCGCAACCCCGACTTCCTGGAGAGCGCCAAGGTCGTCGCGACCGAGCCCCGCCAGGTCGTCCTGTACAAGCTCAACCAGCAGGCCGTCTGGAGCGACGGCCGGGAGATCGGCGCCGCCGACTTCGCCGCCCAGTGGCGCGCCCTGGCCGGCAAGGACACCGCCTACTGGACCGCCCGCAACGCCGGCTACGACCGCATCGAGAAGATCGAGCGCGGCGCCAACGACCTGGAGGTACGGGTCACCTTCAGCCGCCCGTACGCCGACTGGAAGTCGCTGTTCTCCCCGCTGTACCCGAAGGACGTCACGGGCACCCCGGACGCCTTCAACGACGGGGCGCGCCGCAAACTGGCCGTCACCGCCGGCCCCTTCCAGGTGCAGAAGGTCGACACGGCCGGCAAGGACATCGTCCTCGCCCGCAACCCCCGCTGGTGGGGCCACCCGGCCAAGCTGTCCGAGATCGTGCTCCAGGCCGTGCCCCGCGACCAGCGCACCGCCGCCCTCACCGCCGGCACCGTCGACCTCGCCGACGTCGACCCGGCCGACGCCGAGCGCATCTCCTCCGCGCCCAAGGGCAACGGCGGCCCGGTCCAGGGCGGCGGGCGCACCTCCGTCAAGAAGCTGCTGCGGGAGCAGGCCCTCAGCGGCTTCGAGCTCCGCAAGTCCCTGGAGCCCGCCTACACCCAGCTCGCGCTCAACGGCTCCAGCGGCCCGCTCACCGACGAGCGCGTGCGCCGCGCCGTCGCCCGCGCCCTCGACCGGGAGCAGATCGCCAAGGCCGTCCTCACACCGCTCGGCCTGCCCGCCAAGCCCGTCGG includes the following:
- a CDS encoding ABC transporter family substrate-binding protein, translated to MSHDGVGLRAVMRAVAFLSAGALAAGFLAGCSSDEEASHPLAGQDIAPAGRAQVADGGTLHWAVDAMPETLNAFQADADAGTTRVAQAVLPSMFRLDKAGRPVRNPDFLESAKVVATEPRQVVLYKLNQQAVWSDGREIGAADFAAQWRALAGKDTAYWTARNAGYDRIEKIERGANDLEVRVTFSRPYADWKSLFSPLYPKDVTGTPDAFNDGARRKLAVTAGPFQVQKVDTAGKDIVLARNPRWWGHPAKLSEIVLQAVPRDQRTAALTAGTVDLADVDPADAERISSAPKGNGGPVQGGGRTSVKKLLREQALSGFELRKSLEPAYTQLALNGSSGPLTDERVRRAVARALDREQIAKAVLTPLGLPAKPVGSHLALSGQDAYADSSDALGGQDTEEAQALLADAGWVPGGPVKAEKKPEKAAGPEAGADQESGQPSEDGDDGTYIVGEDDNKAPADEGGAHLAQDGKQHTDKHPPQGGAPGAYAPKGTAAPAGAVKGPLAKDGKPLMLRFVLPSGPGSENLRAVADRISGMLEKVGMQTEITKVADQSYFKDHIAAGQYDLALYSWPSSAFPATDARPIYAKPVPAADGSLNIEQNYTRVGTDQVDQLFDQAAGTLDEGESRDLIRKADARIWAAAASIPLYQRPQLVAARTNLANAGAFGFQTPVYEDLGFLKKGAKVPASPSAG